The nucleotide window CTGCGTTGAAGATCGTGCCGGCGGGGTCGCGGAGCACGCCCGACAGATCCGTGCCGATGTTGAAGAAGCCCGACAGGCCGGCCGGCGTCGTGAGGTTGGCCGTGCTGGTGTTGTAGAAGCCCGACACCGTGTTGCCCAGGTTTGCCCAGCCGGACTGCAGCTGACCCGCATTTTGGAAGCCCGAATTCCCATTGCTGCCCAACGCGGTATTCCAAAAGCCCGAATTGTTTGCGCCGACATTTCCGAAGCCGGAGGTAGTTCCGGAACCCGAGTTGAAGAAACCCGACGATGGGGCCGAGGTCGAGTTGCCGAAACCGGGTGCCGCCGGGATGTCGAGCAGGACGATGCTGATGGGACCGGCGCCGCTTCGTATTGCGATGGGTATCGAACTGGAACCATCCGGATTACCGATATTGAGATCGATGACCGGCAAGGTGCCCGTGATGGTTGGGATGGTGATCGGCCCGATTTTGAAGTCGGTGATGCTCAAGGCGTTGATCGTGATGGCGGGAATGCTGAAGCCGTTGAGGGCCAGCCCGCCGAGGTCGGCGTAGATGGGGATATTTACCGGGATATTTATGTCGAAGTTCAGCACCGGGAATTCTGGGACATAGATTTCATAGTGGGCGCCCCACAATCCCTGGTAATCGCCCCTCCAGAAAATACCGTTGCTGTAGCTACCCGAGTTGAATGCGCCGGTGTTGACGTTGCCCGCGTTCGCCAGCCCGGTGTTGTAGTCGCCGGCGTTGGAGAAACCGGTGTTGTAATCGCCCGTATTGTCTAGGCCGGTGTTGTGGTTGCCGGTATTGAACAGGCCGGTGTTGTAGTCGCCCGGATTGGCCAGGCCGGTGTTGGCGGTGCCGGCGTTGAACAGGCCCGTGTTGTAGTCGCCCGCGTTCGCGATACCGGTGTTGCCGGTGCCCGGGTTCCACGAGCCCCAGTTGCCGATGCCGGAGTTGGCGAACCCGGTGTTGGTGTTGCCGGAGTTGCCGATGCCCCAGTTTGCGGTGCCGGAGTTGAAGACGCCGGTGTTGTTGGTGCCGGAGTTGAAGAAGCCGGTGTTATTGGTGCCGGAGTTGAACAGGCCGGTGTTGTTGGTGCCGGAGTTCAGACCACCGGCGAAGTTGAAGCCCTGCTGGTTGTCGCCGGTGAGTCCGATGCCGATGTTGTTATTGCCGGTGTTGAACAGGCCGATGTTGTTGTTGCCGGTGTTGGCAAGGCCCTGGTTGAAGCTGCCCGCGTTCCCGAGACCGAGGTTGTAGTCGCCGAGGTTGCCCAGGCCGATGTTGTAGTTCCCCAGGTTTCCGGGGCCAAAGTTGTATACGCCCTGGTTTCCGGAGAAGACATTGAAGCTGCCGATATTGCCGTTGCCGACGTTACTGTTGCCGACGTTTCCGAAACCGAAATTGTTGTTGCCGATGTTGCCGCTGCCGATGTTGGCGATGCCGATGTTGGCGACGCCCACGTTGCCGATCGGGTTGTCGTTGAAGAAGCCTGCGACACTGTTGCCAATGTTCCCGACGCCGGAGATGTTGGCCGGTGTCAGCACGCCCAGGTTGCTTGTATTGAGGAAGCCCGAGATGTTGTTGCCGAAGTTGGACATACCCGACAGCAGGTCGCCGAAGTTCTTGTAGCCCGAGATTCCCGAAGTGCCAGAGGTCAGGTTGAAGAAGCCTGAACTGTTTCCGCCGGTGTTTCCGAAGCCGGACGCGGTTCCGCTGCCGGTATTGAAGAATCCCGAGGACGGGGTGCTCGTCGAGTTTGCGAAGCCGGGGGCCGCCGGTATTTCGATAATCGGGATCTTGATCGGCAGCAGCCCGCCGGTACCGACGATGTCGATCAAGGGATCCGGGCCGGTACCGAGATTCAGGTTTATCGCCGGCAGTCCGAGCACGATATTGGGGATGGTGATCGAACTGACATCGACGGCCCGCACTCCGATGCCGACGATGTCCAAATCGACGGTGGCTGCCGGGATGGTGAAGGACTGGACGGTGTAGACGCCCAGCGTGCCGGCGATCGGGACGTCGAGATAGATCGGCACGTGGAGGTTCAACGGGATCGGGGTGTCGGGAATCGTAATGGTGAAGTCGACACCCCACAGGCCTTGGTAGTCGCCGCGCCACAGTAGGCCGTTGCTGTAGTTACCCGAGATGAATGCGCCGGTGTTGACGTCGCCGGAGTTGACAAAGCCGGTGTTGTAATTGCCGGTGTTCAGGTAGCCGGTGTTGTAGTCGCCCGGGTTGAAGCCCGCCGTGTTGTAGCTTCCGGTGTTAAAGCTTCCGGTGTTGTAGCTGCCGGGGTTGACGAAGCCCGTGTTGACGTTGCCGGCGTTCAAGAGGCCGGTATTGACGTCGCCGGAGTTGAAGAGACCGGTGTTGGTGGCTCCGGTGTTGCCGATGCCCCAGTTGCCGGTACCGGAGTTGAAGATGCCGGTGTTGTTGGTGCCGGAGTTGAACAGGCCGGTGTTGTTGGTGCCGGAGTTGAACAGGCCGGTATTGCCGGTCCCCGAGTTCAGACCGGCACCGAAGTTGAAGCCCTGCTGGTTGTCGCCGGTGAGCCCGATACCGATGTTGTTGTTGCCGGTGTTGAACAGGCCGATGTTGTTGTTGCCGGTGTTCGACAAACCCTGGTTGTTGTTACCGGCGTTCACGAAGCCGATGTTGTAGTCGCCGAGGTTCGCCGAACCGATGTTGTAGTCGCCGAGGTTTGCCGAACCGAAATTGAAATTGCCGAGGTTCGCCGAACCGAGATTGTTGAATCCGGCGTTGCCCAGGCCGAAGTTTGCCGCACCCAGGTTCGACAAGCCGATGTTGGCATCCCCGGAGTTTCCGAAGCCCACGTTGCCCTGGCCGATGTTGGCCAGGCCCAGATTCCAGGCCGACGCGCCCGACACCTGGTCGCGGAAAAAGCCCGCTAGGTTGATCCCGACGTTGGACACGCCCGAGAGGTTGGCCGGTATTCCGGTGCCGGTGTTGAACAGGCCTGAGATGGCGTCGCCGATGTTGATAAAACCGGACAGCCTCGGGCCGAAGTTCTTGAACCCGGAGGTCGTAGTGGTGGCGAAGTTCTGGATGCCGGAGATGTCGGAGCCGAAGTTCGCGATGCCCGATACGGTTCCGGTGCCGCCGTTGAAGAAACCCGATGACGGGCTGGTCGTGGTGTTGAAGAAACCCGTGACCGCCGGGATGTCGAAGACAGTCCAGTCGACGGGACCGAGGCTGGCCGTGGCGGGAATCGATATCACGGTCGTGCCGCCGGGGTCGCCGATGTTGAGCACCACCGCGGGGCCGGTGGCGGTGACCGGCTGCAGGGTTATGGAATTGATCGTTCCGGTCAACACCGGCAGCGGTCCCAGCGAGACGGTGAAGCCAAAGTTGATGTCGTCCATCGTTATGCCGCTGTAGAGGGTGTTGGTAAAGCTGGCGGTGATGGGGACATTGATGGGAGCTTGCGCGTCAACGTGCGCCGGGATCTCAGGAACGTGGATCACATAGCTGGCGCTGACCTGACCTTGCTCGTCGCCCCGCCAGGCGAAGCCGTTGCTCAGGTCGCCGGTGATGAAGAGGCCGGTATCAATGTCGCCCGCGTTGGCGAAGCCGGTGCTGTAGTTGCCCGTGTTGTACCAGCCCGTGTTGAAATCACCGCGGTTGGCCACGCCGGTGTTGGTATTGCCGGTGTTGAACAACCCGGTGTTGTAGTCGCCCACGTTGGCGATGCCGGTGTTGACCATGCCGGTGTTGAATAGACCCGTATTGGTGCTGCCGGCATTGCCGATTCCGGTGTTGTAGTTGCCGGAGTTGCCGAAGCCCCAGTTGCCGGTGCCGGAGTTGCCGAAACCGACGTTGTTGGTGCCGGAGTTGAACAGGCCGATGTTGCCGCTGCCCGAGTTCAGACCGCCGGCGAAATTGATGCCCTGCTGGCCGTTGCCGGTCAGTCCGATGCCGAAGTTGCCGTTGCCGGTGTTGCCGAAGCCGATGTTGCCGTTGCCGGTGTTGCCGAAACCGATGTTGTTGTTGCCGGTGTTGCCGAAGCCGAAGTTGTTGAACGCGTCGGCAAACGCCGGGCCGGCATTGCCGAACCCGAAGTTGCCGCTGCCGATGTTGCCGCTGCCGATGTTGCTTCCGCCGACATTGCCGAAGCCGATGTTGCCGCTGCCGATGTTGCCGCTGCCGAAGTTGAGGTCGCCGATGTTTCCGCTACCCACGTTGAGGTGACCAAGGTCGGCCAAGCCCGCGTTGAAGATCGTGCCGTTGGCGTCTCGCAACACACCCGCTAGGTCGGTGCCGACGTTGAACAGCCCAGAAAGGTTGGCCGGCGTCGTGGTATTCGCTGTGCTGGTGTTGTACAGGCCCGACACCGTGTTGCCCAGGTTTGCCCAGCCCGAATTGAGCGAGCCAAAGTTTTGGATACCTGAGTTTCCGACCGCGGCGAGCCCACTGTTCCACAGGCCCGAACTCGTGGCGCCGAAGTTTGCAATGCCGGACGTGCCGCCGGTGCCGGCGTTGAAAAAACCAGACGATGGGTTGGCCGTCGTATTTCCAATTCCGGGAGCCGCCGGAATGTCGAGGAATGTAATCGTGCGGCTTTCGATCGCACCAACAATACTGATGGGTATGTTGGTGGTAGGCCCGCCGACGTTAATGGTGATGGTGGGCACCGTCAGCGTGGATGCGCCGAGGTTGATGGGGCCCAGGAAGAACAAGCCGCCCAGATAGTAGGTCCGGGGGAACACCGACCCCGCCTCGGTAACCTGTATTACGTTGCCGCCCACGGTGTATACGTCGTTGATCGGAATGATCGTCTGCACGTCGATGGGAACGTAGGGCGTGTCCACCGAAATGTTGATCGCGATCTGACCCTGGTTGTCGCCGGCCACCAGGATGCCGTTGTTGTAGTTTCCGGTGTCGAAGAAACCGGTATTGACATCGCCGGGATTGTAAGAGCCGGTGTTCGTATCGCCGGGATTGAAGTTGCCCGTATTGGTGCTACCCACGTTGAGGCTGCCCGTGTTGGTGTCGCCGACGTTGAAGCCACCGGTGTTGTAGCTGCCGGTGTTGTAGAAGCCGGTATTGGTGGCTCCGGCGTTGAGGAACCCCGTGTTGAACTGCCCGGCGTTGCCGCCGCCCGTGTTCTCGGTGCCCGGATTCCCGATGCCCCAGTTTGACGCACCCGCGTTGAGCACGCCCCAGTTCCCGGTGCCCGAATTTCCGATGCCGACGTTCCCGGAGCCCGAATTGGCGATGCCGATGTTTGCGGTGCCCGAGTTGAACAGGCCGGCGTTGCCGATGCCTGAGTTCAGCGGCCCGATTCCGATCTCACCATCACCGGTCAGGCCGATGCCGAGGTTTCCCGAACCGGTATTCGCAAAGCCGATGTTGTTGTTGCCGGTGTTGGCGAAACCCTGGTTGTAGTTGCCGGCATTGCCGAAGCCGACGTTGTAGTCGCCGAAGTTCCCGGGCCCGATGTTGTAGGTTCCCAGGTTTCCGAAACCGACGTTGACGGCGCCAATGTTGGCCGCCCCAAAGTTCAAAGTGCCGTTGTTT belongs to Mycobacterium basiliense and includes:
- a CDS encoding PPE family protein — its product is MNFAILPPEINSVRLYVGAGLGPMLEAASAWEGLAEELGSAAAAFSSVTSNLAGAAWQGPASTAMAGAAAPYLGWLSTAATQAGEAAAQVRLAAASFEAALAATVEPAVISANRSQFVSLILSNLFGQNAPAIAAAEAAYEQMWAQDVAAMFGYHSGASAVAAALTPFPLPAAVLPGPLGQAVSAFDVNLGWANIGTDNIGNGNIGDGNVGSGNFGSGNIGSGNIGSGNIGFGNAGPGLTAALNNIGFGNTGNNNIGFGNTGNNNIGFGNTGDGNRGIGLTGSNLSGFGGFNSGSGNIGLFNSGTDNVGIGNSGTGNWGIGNSGNSYNTGIGNSGDANTGFFNAGIANTGIANTGSYNTGSYNPGDSNTGGFNVGDYNTGYLNGGNYNTGLVNFGDVNTGVLISGNFSNGFLWRGDYQGLIFGSPGFGNTTTILSSGFFNSGEGSASGFLNYGANNSGFVNFSSGAIGNSGFANTGVLQSGLANSGNTVSGFLNSSLLAITIPANVSGFFNTGSNLAGFLRGPTTFNIGLANDGVGNILANANVGDYNILGSGNVGDYNILGSGNVGSYNIFGSGNLGSQNFGNGNIGSQNFGSGNNGTLNFGAANIGAVNVGFGNLGTYNIGPGNFGDYNVGFGNAGNYNQGFANTGNNNIGFANTGSGNLGIGLTGDGEIGIGPLNSGIGNAGLFNSGTANIGIANSGSGNVGIGNSGTGNWGVLNAGASNWGIGNPGTENTGGGNAGQFNTGFLNAGATNTGFYNTGSYNTGGFNVGDTNTGSLNVGSTNTGNFNPGDTNTGSYNPGDVNTGFFDTGNYNNGILVAGDNQGQIAINISVDTPYVPIDVQTIIPINDVYTVGGNVIQVTEAGSVFPRTYYLGGLFFLGPINLGASTLTVPTITINVGGPTTNIPISIVGAIESRTITFLDIPAAPGIGNTTANPSSGFFNAGTGGTSGIANFGATSSGLWNSGLAAVGNSGIQNFGSLNSGWANLGNTVSGLYNTSTANTTTPANLSGLFNVGTDLAGVLRDANGTIFNAGLADLGHLNVGSGNIGDLNFGSGNIGSGNIGFGNVGGSNIGSGNIGSGNFGFGNAGPAFADAFNNFGFGNTGNNNIGFGNTGNGNIGFGNTGNGNFGIGLTGNGQQGINFAGGLNSGSGNIGLFNSGTNNVGFGNSGTGNWGFGNSGNYNTGIGNAGSTNTGLFNTGMVNTGIANVGDYNTGLFNTGNTNTGVANRGDFNTGWYNTGNYSTGFANAGDIDTGLFITGDLSNGFAWRGDEQGQVSASYVIHVPEIPAHVDAQAPINVPITASFTNTLYSGITMDDINFGFTVSLGPLPVLTGTINSITLQPVTATGPAVVLNIGDPGGTTVISIPATASLGPVDWTVFDIPAVTGFFNTTTSPSSGFFNGGTGTVSGIANFGSDISGIQNFATTTTSGFKNFGPRLSGFINIGDAISGLFNTGTGIPANLSGVSNVGINLAGFFRDQVSGASAWNLGLANIGQGNVGFGNSGDANIGLSNLGAANFGLGNAGFNNLGSANLGNFNFGSANLGDYNIGSANLGDYNIGFVNAGNNNQGLSNTGNNNIGLFNTGNNNIGIGLTGDNQQGFNFGAGLNSGTGNTGLFNSGTNNTGLFNSGTNNTGIFNSGTGNWGIGNTGATNTGLFNSGDVNTGLLNAGNVNTGFVNPGSYNTGSFNTGSYNTAGFNPGDYNTGYLNTGNYNTGFVNSGDVNTGAFISGNYSNGLLWRGDYQGLWGVDFTITIPDTPIPLNLHVPIYLDVPIAGTLGVYTVQSFTIPAATVDLDIVGIGVRAVDVSSITIPNIVLGLPAINLNLGTGPDPLIDIVGTGGLLPIKIPIIEIPAAPGFANSTSTPSSGFFNTGSGTASGFGNTGGNSSGFFNLTSGTSGISGYKNFGDLLSGMSNFGNNISGFLNTSNLGVLTPANISGVGNIGNSVAGFFNDNPIGNVGVANIGIANIGSGNIGNNNFGFGNVGNSNVGNGNIGSFNVFSGNQGVYNFGPGNLGNYNIGLGNLGDYNLGLGNAGSFNQGLANTGNNNIGLFNTGNNNIGIGLTGDNQQGFNFAGGLNSGTNNTGLFNSGTNNTGFFNSGTNNTGVFNSGTANWGIGNSGNTNTGFANSGIGNWGSWNPGTGNTGIANAGDYNTGLFNAGTANTGLANPGDYNTGLFNTGNHNTGLDNTGDYNTGFSNAGDYNTGLANAGNVNTGAFNSGSYSNGIFWRGDYQGLWGAHYEIYVPEFPVLNFDINIPVNIPIYADLGGLALNGFSIPAITINALSITDFKIGPITIPTITGTLPVIDLNIGNPDGSSSIPIAIRSGAGPISIVLLDIPAAPGFGNSTSAPSSGFFNSGSGTTSGFGNVGANNSGFWNTALGSNGNSGFQNAGQLQSGWANLGNTVSGFYNTSTANLTTPAGLSGFFNIGTDLSGVLRDPAGTIFNAGLGDLGRLNLGSGNIGDFNVGSGNIGSANIGFGNVGSNNIGSGNLGSGNLGFGNAGPGLTDAFNNIGFGNIGNNNFGFGNTGDGNIGFGNTGNGNFGIGLTGDGQVGLGPLNYGVGNTGLFNLGDFNVGLANAGNNNQGWSNTGNNNIGLFNTGNNNIGIGLTGDGLSGFGSLSSGAGNTGFFNSGTGNTGMFNAGSGNTGFFNSGSGNLGIGNMGTGGIGIGLSGDNLIGIGGLNSGSFNVGFGNSGTGNVGFFNSGTGNWGIGNSGSYNTGIGNTGSYNTGLVNTGTFNTGIANPGDYNTGLFNIGVFNTGIANPGDYNTGSYNTGNYNTGLANVGDLGTGAFITGDMSNGFFWRADSEGQLSANYTITINSIPAFMTIDAPINIPVTGTITDISIPAVTFPVVPASGKVDLAILSGTVFAPIGPIVIHGGDASAPLNTPITIDFGTQPAVQLNFGNTDGSTVVHFGGYFNFGPGQIPLIDLKPAPGFFNATSSPSSGFFNLGAGSASGFANVGANNSGIWNVATAALGNSGFQNIGSQQSGLANLGNAISGVLNTGVGTPANLSGFQNIGADLAGWYRYGPDATTFSFGIANPGFWNVGSANIGSYNFGNGNIGSSNFGFGNIGDSNIGSGNLGSFNVGSGNLGSGNVGFGNAGPGLTDAFNNTGFGNTGSFNIGFGNTGNGNLGFGNTGDGNIGIGLTGDTMTGFGGWNSGTGNIGLFNSGTDNIGFFNSGTGNWGIGNSGSYNTGIGNTGTTNTGFFNAGIVNTGIGNAGDYNTGFYNAGDFNTGSFNPGDYNTGGFNPGNYNTGYFNEGNSNTGLANSGNVNTGAFISGNFSNGMLWRGDYQGLLGFTYESTVPEIPWNVGLSSDIDIPLTGTINAITQDMFTIAEFEIPISLEITICLVYIPFVGCVLHVSATIPITTEHVGPFEIDASEINPQTPINTAITGIVDFSDSGTVGPFTFGLNWQQTPGFFNSTTAPSSGFFNSGAGGASGFLNDAQGAVSGIGNAFLQNSGFFNAGGAGLSGFQNLGTLESGWANLGNSLSGFYNTSILNLMTQAFVSGFGNVGSQLSGFFHDETV